The following coding sequences lie in one Kingella potus genomic window:
- the tgt gene encoding tRNA guanosine(34) transglycosylase Tgt: protein MLKFTLHTTDGRARRGTLTLNHGTIETPVFMPVGTYGSVKAMSPANLHDIKAQIILGNTYHLWLRPGLEVIGQFGGLHQFIGWDKPILTDSGGFQVFSLSDMRKLTEEGCTFKSPINGDKLFLSPEISMEIQTVLNSDIAMQLDECTPGEATHQQARQSLQMSLRWAERSKKAFEDLRNPNALFGIVQGAMYEDLREESLRGLEQFDFPGLAVGGLSVGEPKPEMYRMLRAVGPMLPAHKPHYLMGVGTPEDLVCGVANGIDMFDCVMPTRNARNGWLFTRFGDIKIKNAAHKHSTAPLDESCTCYTCRNFSRAYLHHLHRAGEILGAQLNTIHNLHFYQVIMEEMRTAIEQGGFADWRARFHELRGTRHAAA, encoded by the coding sequence ATGCTCAAATTCACCCTGCACACCACCGACGGCCGCGCGCGGCGCGGCACGCTCACCCTCAACCACGGCACCATCGAAACGCCGGTATTCATGCCCGTGGGCACCTACGGCTCGGTCAAAGCCATGTCGCCCGCCAACCTTCACGACATCAAAGCGCAGATTATCCTCGGCAACACCTACCACCTGTGGCTGCGCCCAGGCTTGGAAGTGATTGGACAATTCGGCGGCCTGCACCAATTCATCGGCTGGGACAAACCGATACTCACCGATTCGGGCGGCTTCCAAGTGTTTTCGCTCTCCGACATGCGCAAGCTCACCGAAGAAGGCTGCACCTTCAAAAGCCCGATTAACGGCGACAAACTGTTTTTATCGCCCGAAATCTCCATGGAAATCCAAACGGTTTTGAACTCCGACATCGCCATGCAGCTTGACGAATGCACCCCCGGCGAAGCCACACACCAGCAGGCGCGGCAATCGCTGCAAATGAGCCTGCGCTGGGCGGAACGCAGCAAAAAAGCCTTTGAAGACTTACGCAATCCCAACGCACTCTTCGGCATCGTGCAGGGAGCGATGTATGAAGACCTGCGCGAAGAATCGCTGCGCGGGCTGGAGCAGTTCGATTTCCCCGGACTGGCCGTCGGCGGGCTTTCCGTCGGCGAGCCCAAACCCGAAATGTACCGTATGCTGCGCGCCGTCGGCCCCATGCTGCCCGCCCACAAGCCGCACTATCTGATGGGCGTGGGCACGCCCGAAGATTTGGTTTGCGGCGTGGCCAACGGCATCGATATGTTCGACTGCGTGATGCCCACCCGCAACGCCCGCAACGGCTGGCTGTTTACCCGTTTCGGCGATATAAAAATCAAAAATGCGGCACACAAACACAGCACCGCGCCGCTGGACGAAAGCTGCACCTGCTACACCTGCCGCAATTTCAGCCGCGCCTATCTGCACCACCTGCACCGCGCCGGCGAGATTCTCGGCGCGCAATTAAACACCATCCACAATCTGCACTTTTACCAGGTGATTATGGAAGAAATGCGCACAGCCATCGAACAGGGCGGGTTTGCCGACTGGCGCGCACGTTTTCACGAACTGCGCGGCACCAGACACGCAGCGGCATAA
- a CDS encoding helix-turn-helix domain-containing protein, producing the protein MAQLNAGDLDKLVGKRIQKRRKELALTADALAEKIGISQQQLSRYERGDNKVNINLLAQIADALDTPLNWFFLDACCPNAAPDGDDLKRRYDFHWHTFSQEQKYAVIRLLDAFSQQAKEPK; encoded by the coding sequence ATGGCTCAACTGAACGCAGGCGACTTGGACAAGCTGGTCGGCAAACGTATCCAAAAACGGCGCAAGGAGCTGGCTTTGACCGCCGATGCGCTGGCGGAAAAAATCGGCATTTCGCAGCAGCAGCTTTCGCGCTACGAACGCGGCGACAACAAGGTAAACATCAATCTGCTGGCGCAAATCGCCGATGCGCTGGACACGCCGCTGAACTGGTTTTTCCTTGATGCCTGCTGCCCGAACGCCGCGCCAGACGGCGATGATTTGAAGCGGCGGTATGATTTCCATTGGCATACGTTCAGCCAAGAGCAGAAATACGCGGTTATCCGCCTGCTGGATGCGTTCAGCCAACAGGCGAAAGAGCCGAAATAG
- a CDS encoding SDR family oxidoreductase translates to MQNIKDKVVIITGASSGIGEATAYKLAAAGAKLVLGARREAQLKAIADNIKAAGGEAVYRVTDVVKPEDNQALVALAKEAFGKVDVVFLNAGLMPSSPLAALETANWNAMVDVNIKGVLNGIAAVLPEFTAQKSGHIITTSSVAGLKVYPGAAVYCGSKWAVKAIMEALRMESAQAGTNIRTATIYPAAVQSELVSHITDSSTSAGYRALYDQYEIPAERIADVVAFAISQPADTNISEFTVGPTTQSW, encoded by the coding sequence ATGCAAAACATCAAAGACAAAGTCGTCATCATCACTGGTGCATCATCAGGCATCGGCGAAGCCACCGCCTACAAACTGGCGGCGGCAGGGGCGAAACTGGTACTCGGCGCGCGCCGCGAAGCGCAGCTCAAAGCCATTGCCGACAACATCAAAGCCGCAGGCGGTGAGGCGGTGTACCGCGTAACCGACGTGGTCAAACCCGAAGACAATCAAGCGCTTGTAGCGCTGGCCAAAGAAGCCTTCGGCAAAGTGGACGTGGTGTTTTTGAACGCAGGCCTGATGCCTTCCTCGCCGCTGGCCGCGCTGGAAACCGCCAACTGGAATGCGATGGTGGACGTGAACATCAAAGGCGTGCTGAACGGCATCGCCGCCGTATTACCCGAATTTACCGCGCAAAAATCGGGACATATCATCACCACCTCATCGGTGGCGGGCTTGAAAGTGTACCCCGGCGCAGCGGTCTATTGCGGCAGCAAATGGGCGGTGAAAGCCATCATGGAAGCGCTGCGGATGGAATCGGCGCAGGCGGGGACAAATATCCGCACCGCCACCATTTACCCTGCCGCCGTGCAGTCGGAGCTGGTCAGCCACATCACCGACAGCAGCACCTCGGCAGGCTACCGCGCGCTGTACGACCAGTACGAAATCCCCGCCGAACGCATCGCCGACGTGGTGGCGTTTGCCATCAGCCAGCCCGCCGACACCAACATCAGCGAGTTCACCGTCGGCCCGACCACCCAGTCTTGGTAA
- a CDS encoding NAD(P)H-dependent oxidoreductase, whose product MKNILIISGHPDLKTSVANAAILAQVERELPEAQIRKLDALYPDKRFDIAAEQDALLNADVIVFQFPFSWYAMPGLMKLWLDEVFLHGFSHGSKGKLGGKKLLLSFTTGAPAAAYQKDGVMQHEIAEYLPQFKTTAALCNLDYQGEIYTTGVSYSARATPEAQAEQEQKAREHGERLVAKLKELAA is encoded by the coding sequence ATGAAAAACATCCTCATCATCTCCGGCCACCCCGATTTGAAAACCTCCGTAGCCAACGCCGCCATTTTGGCGCAGGTGGAACGCGAGCTGCCCGAAGCCCAAATCCGCAAGCTCGACGCGCTCTACCCCGACAAACGCTTTGACATCGCCGCCGAACAAGACGCGCTGCTCAACGCCGATGTCATCGTGTTCCAATTCCCCTTTTCTTGGTACGCCATGCCCGGCCTGATGAAATTGTGGCTGGACGAAGTGTTCCTGCACGGCTTTTCGCACGGCTCAAAAGGCAAACTCGGCGGCAAAAAACTGCTGCTGTCGTTCACCACAGGCGCACCCGCAGCCGCCTACCAAAAAGACGGCGTAATGCAGCACGAAATCGCCGAATACCTGCCGCAGTTTAAAACCACCGCCGCCCTGTGCAATCTGGACTACCAAGGCGAAATCTACACCACAGGCGTAAGCTACTCCGCCCGCGCCACGCCCGAAGCCCAAGCCGAGCAGGAACAAAAAGCCCGCGAACACGGCGAGCGTTTGGTTGCCAAACTGAAAGAGCTGGCGGCGTAA
- a CDS encoding aldo/keto reductase, with amino-acid sequence MQTVQLAHNIEIPILGFGVYQIAPEATEQAVIQAVAAGYRHIDTAQAYMNETEVGRGIARCGVARGELFVTTKVWVENAGEAAAEASLNRSFGRLGLDYLDLVLIHQPYGDTYGTWRVLERWQQAGRIRAIGVSNFTPDRAVDLGIFNRVMPQVNQIEINPFHQRVQQVAELQNAGIAVEAWAPFAEGKNGIFQNPVLVQIGQQYGKSPAQIITRWLVERGIIVLAKSAKPERMAENLNVFDFALSDEDKAAIATLDAGASQFFDHQTVERVRQVKEWVFNV; translated from the coding sequence ATGCAAACCGTACAACTTGCCCACAATATTGAAATCCCCATCCTCGGCTTCGGCGTGTACCAAATCGCCCCCGAAGCAACCGAGCAGGCGGTTATCCAAGCCGTTGCCGCAGGCTACCGCCACATCGACACCGCCCAAGCCTATATGAACGAAACCGAAGTCGGGCGCGGCATTGCCCGCTGCGGCGTGGCGCGCGGAGAATTGTTCGTTACCACCAAAGTGTGGGTGGAAAACGCAGGCGAAGCCGCCGCCGAAGCCTCGCTCAACCGCTCTTTCGGGCGGCTCGGCTTGGACTATCTGGATTTGGTACTCATCCACCAGCCCTACGGCGACACCTACGGCACATGGCGCGTGCTGGAACGCTGGCAGCAGGCAGGCAGAATCCGCGCCATCGGCGTGAGCAACTTCACACCCGACCGCGCGGTGGATTTAGGCATATTCAACCGCGTGATGCCGCAGGTAAACCAGATTGAAATCAACCCCTTCCACCAGCGCGTGCAGCAGGTTGCCGAGCTGCAAAACGCAGGCATCGCGGTGGAGGCGTGGGCACCGTTTGCCGAAGGAAAAAACGGCATTTTCCAAAACCCCGTCCTCGTTCAAATCGGGCAGCAATACGGCAAAAGCCCCGCCCAAATCATCACACGCTGGCTGGTGGAACGCGGCATCATCGTGCTGGCAAAATCCGCGAAACCCGAGCGCATGGCGGAAAACCTGAACGTGTTTGATTTCGCCCTGAGCGATGAAGACAAAGCCGCCATCGCCACGCTGGACGCAGGCGCAAGCCAGTTTTTTGACCATCAGACCGTAGAAAGAGTACGGCAGGTCAAAGAATGGGTGTTTAACGTTTAA
- a CDS encoding glycosyltransferase: MHILLLPSWYPETPDSLDGLFFRQQAHALARAGLRVGVAAPLFRSPRRWREIFAGRYGNKLFSDGPIATYTRHSSYFCPPLPHFDRERWLAAGMRLFARYLAEQGRPDLLHAHAVSHGGILARRIARRYGIPYVITEHSSTYARGLVRRWQRPAMIAAAAGAAARLAVSPAFCRLLANEYPGLDWQYLPNILPPAFAAPLPMTERPSENRENGSFVFCSAAHLNRNKGFDILLEAFALALKQQPGLRLEIAGGGAELANLQRQAGRLNIARAVRFHGAVSAAEMPQFMRRSDAFVLASRSETFGMVFVEALSQGLPVAATRCGGPESIIGADNGLLVPPDNPAALADAMLHLRNCRSRYRSASIRANCLAQYGETAVTGRLKDVYRAVLRQTQSGGA, from the coding sequence ATGCACATCCTCCTCCTTCCCTCCTGGTATCCCGAAACACCCGACTCGCTCGACGGCCTGTTCTTCCGCCAGCAGGCGCACGCGCTGGCACGCGCCGGCCTGCGCGTCGGCGTGGCCGCGCCGCTGTTCCGCTCGCCGCGCCGCTGGCGGGAAATCTTTGCCGGACGCTACGGAAACAAGCTCTTTTCAGACGGCCCCATCGCCACCTACACCCGCCACAGCAGCTACTTCTGCCCGCCGCTGCCCCACTTCGACCGCGAACGCTGGCTGGCGGCGGGAATGCGCCTGTTTGCCCGCTATCTCGCCGAACAGGGCCGCCCCGACCTGCTGCACGCCCATGCCGTTTCCCACGGCGGCATCCTCGCCCGCCGCATCGCCCGCAGATACGGCATCCCCTACGTCATCACCGAACACAGCAGCACCTACGCGCGCGGCCTTGTGCGCCGCTGGCAGCGTCCCGCCATGATTGCGGCGGCGGCGGGCGCGGCGGCGCGGCTGGCGGTCAGCCCCGCCTTCTGCCGCCTGCTTGCAAACGAATATCCCGGGCTGGACTGGCAATATCTGCCCAACATCCTGCCCCCCGCGTTTGCCGCCCCCCTCCCCATGACGGAGAGGCCGTCTGAAAACAGGGAAAACGGCAGCTTCGTCTTCTGTTCCGCCGCCCACCTCAACCGCAACAAAGGCTTCGATATCCTGCTCGAAGCCTTCGCACTCGCTTTGAAGCAACAGCCCGGCCTGCGGCTGGAAATCGCCGGCGGCGGCGCGGAACTGGCAAACCTGCAACGGCAGGCAGGCCGTCTGAATATTGCCCGCGCCGTCCGCTTCCACGGCGCGGTGTCCGCCGCTGAAATGCCGCAGTTTATGCGCCGCAGCGACGCTTTCGTCCTTGCCAGCCGCAGCGAAACCTTCGGCATGGTGTTTGTCGAAGCCCTGTCGCAGGGGCTGCCCGTGGCCGCCACCCGCTGCGGCGGCCCCGAAAGCATCATCGGCGCAGACAACGGCCTGCTCGTCCCGCCCGACAACCCCGCCGCCCTCGCCGATGCCATGCTGCACCTGCGCAACTGCCGCAGCCGCTACCGCAGCGCGTCCATCCGCGCAAACTGTCTGGCGCAATACGGCGAAACGGCGGTAACAGGCCGTCTGAAAGACGTGTACCGCGCCGTGCTGCGGCAGACGCAGAGCGGCGGCGCATAA
- a CDS encoding lipopolysaccharide biosynthesis protein, with protein sequence MNAKTLAAYALGPAGSAAAGVLALPLLSYSFSGADIGRVLLLQAAASLALITFGLGLDQFYIREFHQSGNRAALFKTAALPPLALAAAACAALYAFAPQWPSEKILSLADSRLGGLCLLFAAALMLSRYLSLVLRMNDRALAFSFAQLLPKLLLLAAAAAWVLLRLPAGTFALVSVYAFAQLAAALLLLWQTRHEWPAAARSRIRLPELSAALAYGLPLAAGGLAYWAFSSADRWLLRTLAGAEELGVYALAVNFGAAASVLQSVFATVWSPLVFRRLAEGKTADVGGIARRMAFVLAAAVCLCALLSPAAAWVLPPQYAAVPFILPAVMLVPLLYTLAEATGIGIHVRRKSSLIPLVSLAALACAAALLYLLVPHYGARGAAAASAAAFWLFFLLKSEASARLWQPLPRGAVYGTTAACLALCCAFALCGSTANFPAFAALWAAALAAAAWGGREDLGRLKTRLLRR encoded by the coding sequence ATGAACGCCAAAACCCTAGCGGCCTATGCCCTCGGCCCCGCCGGCAGCGCGGCGGCGGGCGTGCTTGCCCTGCCGCTGCTGTCGTACAGCTTTTCCGGCGCGGACATCGGCCGCGTGCTGCTGCTGCAAGCCGCCGCAAGCCTCGCGCTGATTACGTTCGGGCTGGGGCTGGATCAGTTTTACATCCGCGAGTTCCACCAAAGCGGCAACCGCGCCGCGCTGTTCAAAACCGCCGCCCTGCCGCCGCTCGCGCTGGCCGCTGCCGCCTGCGCCGCGCTGTATGCGTTTGCGCCGCAATGGCCGTCTGAAAAAATCCTGTCGCTGGCCGATTCCCGTTTGGGCGGGCTGTGCCTACTGTTTGCCGCCGCGCTCATGCTGTCGCGCTATCTGTCGCTGGTGCTGCGGATGAACGACCGCGCCCTGGCCTTTTCCTTCGCCCAGCTTCTGCCCAAGCTGCTGCTGCTCGCGGCGGCGGCGGCATGGGTGCTGCTGCGCCTGCCCGCCGGCACGTTCGCGCTGGTGTCGGTATATGCCTTTGCCCAACTGGCCGCCGCGCTGCTGCTGCTGTGGCAGACGCGGCACGAATGGCCCGCGGCGGCACGTTCGCGCATCCGCCTGCCGGAATTGTCCGCCGCACTCGCCTACGGCCTGCCGCTGGCGGCGGGCGGGCTGGCCTACTGGGCGTTTTCTTCCGCCGACCGCTGGCTGCTGCGCACGCTGGCCGGAGCGGAAGAACTGGGCGTGTACGCGCTGGCGGTGAATTTCGGCGCGGCGGCCTCGGTGCTGCAAAGCGTGTTTGCAACGGTGTGGTCGCCGCTGGTATTCCGCCGGCTGGCCGAAGGCAAAACGGCCGACGTGGGCGGCATCGCGCGGCGGATGGCGTTTGTGCTGGCCGCCGCCGTGTGCCTGTGCGCCCTGCTCTCGCCCGCCGCCGCATGGGTGCTGCCGCCGCAATATGCCGCCGTGCCCTTCATCCTGCCCGCCGTGATGCTGGTGCCGCTGTTGTACACCCTCGCCGAAGCCACGGGCATCGGCATCCATGTGCGCCGCAAAAGCAGCCTGATTCCCCTCGTTTCCCTCGCCGCCCTCGCCTGCGCCGCCGCGCTGCTGTACCTGCTCGTCCCGCACTACGGCGCACGCGGGGCGGCAGCGGCTTCGGCGGCAGCGTTTTGGCTGTTTTTCCTCCTGAAAAGCGAAGCCTCCGCCCGCCTGTGGCAGCCGCTGCCCCGGGGCGCGGTATACGGCACCACCGCCGCCTGCCTTGCCCTCTGCTGCGCCTTTGCCCTCTGCGGCAGCACGGCAAACTTCCCCGCCTTTGCCGCGCTGTGGGCGGCGGCTCTGGCGGCGGCGGCGTGGGGCGGGCGTGAAGATTTAGGCCGTCTGAAAACCCGCCTCCTGCGCCGCTAG
- the aat gene encoding leucyl/phenylalanyl-tRNA--protein transferase, translating to MSVPFLPPHDYRFPDPGRALRETEGLVGVSADLDAGRLLSAYRAGVFPWFAEGGLFYWFAVSPRAVLLPERLHVGRSLAKTLRNKAYRVTANRCFQRVIAACASRPRPHQDGTWIAPEFQTAYARLHALGHAHSFECFFPDGAGRLRLAGGFYGVQIGRVFYGESMFADAPDASKTAFACAVPYLAGCGLALIDCQQDTEHLRRFGSHTVDFAAFQTALRDLNGQPLRREIGCGTVAENLCAGMEEAV from the coding sequence ATGTCCGTCCCCTTTCTGCCGCCGCACGACTACCGTTTTCCCGATCCTGGCCGCGCTTTGCGCGAAACGGAAGGGCTGGTGGGGGTGAGTGCCGATTTGGATGCGGGGCGGCTGCTGTCGGCCTATCGGGCGGGGGTGTTTCCGTGGTTTGCCGAGGGCGGGCTGTTTTATTGGTTTGCGGTGTCGCCCCGGGCGGTGCTGCTGCCGGAAAGGCTGCATGTGGGGCGTTCGCTGGCCAAGACGCTGCGCAACAAGGCCTATCGGGTTACGGCCAACCGCTGTTTCCAACGGGTAATCGCCGCCTGTGCGTCCAGGCCGCGCCCGCATCAGGACGGGACGTGGATCGCACCGGAATTTCAGACGGCCTATGCGCGGCTGCACGCGCTGGGACACGCGCATTCTTTCGAGTGTTTTTTCCCCGACGGAGCAGGCCGCCTGCGGCTGGCGGGCGGGTTTTACGGTGTGCAGATAGGGCGGGTGTTTTACGGCGAATCGATGTTTGCCGACGCGCCGGATGCGTCGAAAACCGCATTTGCCTGCGCCGTGCCTTATCTGGCGGGCTGCGGCCTTGCCCTGATCGACTGCCAGCAGGATACGGAGCATCTGCGCCGCTTCGGTTCGCACACGGTGGATTTTGCCGCTTTCCAGACGGCTTTGCGGGATTTGAACGGGCAGCCGCTGCGGCGGGAAATCGGCTGCGGCACGGTGGCGGAGAATTTGTGCGCGGGGATGGAAGAGGCCGTCTGA